The sequence TGTTCTGgcccagttaaaaaaaaaaaacttgggcCAACACAAAACTCTGTAATGACTGCAATCTGGAAAGTGAAATATGGATTATTATGCTTATAGTGAGAAATCATGGTGATTCCCTTTCTATGGATCTATGATTATCATGAGTTACACTGGACTGAATACGTTGCTGTGTCTCAGTTTGTTGTTCATACACAAAATGTCGTCATGCATTTTTGGACCATTGTTACTAGGtcagattttcacattttttgtgtGCCTCTAAAATTCACTAATGTGTTTCTTAGGAAGACCTTAAAACAAATATCAGTTTACAAACCAGTTTCTTGGCCTCTTCGCCACTTTTGATTTTGTTAGGGTACTTGGAGATGGTAGATGCTGCTTTCCTAGATGCGGAATAAgcaaaattatttataaaaattatatcaaacaaaaacaagattaaacAAGAGAACAATATATAAAGAAGCAAAAACATGTGGTGATAGAGGGCTCCATGTAGCATCAAGCGTATCATACATTGACTTGCCAGTTTATTTGCTAACACTAACTAAAATGTACGCAGTCTAAGACAATGACTCCTTCCTTCCAtaaaggttttcattttcaagtttttttttttttttaactatttcaacttttatggtcattttgaagGCTGTAGTTTGTAGTCACTACAATATAGTCTGTGTAATACAGTCTGTGGTTGTAGTGCACGTTGCATTATagagatgtgtgtttttgtccacaCCACTGATATCAGTGAGGGTAACCTAAATCTTTGAAACAGCTTCCTCTCCATGTTGGTCTTCATGGTTTCATGGAGTGACCTTAAATTGAACCTATTGCGCATGATAAACTAGCAATTGAGTAGTAATCTTTAATACATACAGCATTAATGTTATCATACgctatttttttatatgaacaaTAAAGCCACATTCATAAACAAAGCACATCTCACTGCTGAGACTCCAGATGCTTACCTGTAAGCATTGTACTTGTGTATCGCCCTGTTAACGTTTTTCTCGTAATTGGCCAACTCTGGAAACAGAAGCAGGAGACATTTATTTATCTCATAGTCCTGTAGTTTATAACCACTGATTTAGGAAAAAGCCAACTCAGCTCAAGACATTTAAATGACCAAGCGACTTATCAGCTACAGACAAGAGAAACTCCAAGCAACCTCAGATGACAAACGCGAGAAAGACGCAGCATTAATTAGCACATTATTACAGATGTACACTACTTGTACGAGGACATTTAGAGgttattttttacttaaaaacagGACCAAGCTGTCACGCTAGCTACTGTTAGCTAAGATCAACCGCCTGGCTGCTATTCACGTACCGACAAGAAAGTCTGTTATTCCCTCATTTAGGGATTCCTGCGGCGCTTTCCTCTTGCTCATTGTTGACTTTACAAGCTCTCAAATTTCTGTAGGAAATTTAAACTGTCGTATAGGCATGCACAAAAAGTTACAACCTATTTGTGAATTTGGTTAGCCTCTGACTAGCTCCTTAGCTAGCTCAAGCTGAACAATGACCGAACGACGTGGAGGGGGTCGGACGTGCGTATTACGTCATCGAAACCCATGACGACATCAATGGCGttcaatttcaaataaaaagaagGCAGTGACTTTAAATTAATACTAGAAATTATTAGTACACTAAAACTACATATAATCAGCAGCTTTCTACCAGCTGTTTGAGGGGagactgtatttttttaatacagtaagtattttttgtcttttttaaattaaataaagtccatctcccccctctttcaACTTCAGGTGCATTATTACGATTATTGTTGTCACCATGAAGAAGTACTTCAATCAGAATCATTGTGCAGTCCTGCCTCACGTTATGTAAATATCAGTATAAGGTAGATGAAGCACTAAAATCCAATATGAGGAGCTGTGCTATTTGTGTGGAGAGTTGTATTTTGGCGATTTAGAGTCCCATAACATGGAAGTTACTGAAAAAAAAGCCATTATTTAGTGTGCTACATTAAATCAATTTGgtataatttttaataataattttcacCAATATTGTCAAGTCAGCATGAAGgcatttaaaatagtttttgtttcagttaAACAGTAATTCACTGATGGTCAATAAATCAGCCTGCTGCAGTGAGTTAAGCATCAAGGCAAGAGGGGAGCTAATGTCCTCAACCTTTCAACACTGGAAGAAACTGAGTAAGATGACCCCACTGGGTCTGGAGTGAATGTCTGTCGTATATCTAACTTTCCATGACTCcacaaaaatgtcttcattaCACAAGAAATCACATCTCAGCAGATGATACTTAAGGAGATTATGTTTTTTAGTGTTACGTTTACAGTGCACATGCTGATGTATTCttacaaaagaaaactgcatATTATTCAGTAGAATTATAATGTTCAATttacaaaaagcaaacattttcttAACATTAAAACAACCATCTATTTCACAAGGTTCAGTGTTATATTCCAGAATGCAACTACAAAATGAGAATCAATCTCAATAAAGCAGTAGATTTACAGGTgcagctcctcttcttccttctccctcctccttatCCTTCTTGCGTGTTATGcatctatttttacataaactttGTCCCTGGAGAATATTTTAATGGCCTCCTCAATTTCAGAGAGCCTACAATCGAGATGAGCCCGACGTGAGCGAACACTCAGGCTGTCGGCTTTGAGAGGCAGCGACAGCAGCTCGGTCACCAGGGAGCGATGGGCTGAGgacaaaataatcagcaacaacaaaataatcagCAACATAATTAGAGGAGCAGAAATACACTACACATGTTGTAGTTAGATATAATATTGCCATCATTAATGTATAgggcagagatgaggagcaacAGAGACATACTTTCTTTGAGGGACTTCAGTGTCTCCCGTCTCCTGCTCTCAGGCATCAGGGTGTGACCAGCTGGGACTGTAGGATCAGGTGcgttcctcctcctgtcctcttcctctttaagCCACTGCTCCTTCCTTTCTGCAAGACTGAGTGTATGTATTCGGGACAATGAGAGGGAGAACAGGAATAAGTGACAGCAGTAAAAGGGtatcaaaaaatgtcaaaatccaTCTCAGATGAAGAAATGAGTGTTTATAAAATTGGCTACTCAGTTAAATCCAAGGCCCTTTATTGGCATGACTGCATACCAAATAACGTTGCCAAAGCATATTAGCATAGATTTGGAGTTAATCAGGAGGTAAGACATGACATAAGAATACTCACTACTGAGGCACCTGCCCCTTGACTGCACTGGGGACAGGCTTATCTTGAAGGTTTGTCAGTGACCAGGAGCGACGCAGCACAGTTTTTCCTGCAGCCCGAGCATTATGTTTTATGAAGTCTATTGTCTGGCCTTGCACCTGTAACTGTTTCCACATGTAACAATGGATGGAATTAAAACACTAAGGAAATATtgcagacacaaagcaaagtGAGCAAATGCATATTCATGCTATTTGTTTTGTAACTCTTCTCTTTTGGTCAACCTTTTGCCAAACATATGGTGAAATCAATATACTATACTTCTTATTGTCAGATCATTTGAGTGTGTATCAATATGTAAACATTTATTAAGTCTCACTTGTAAAGTCAGGTCctgtgaggagctgcaggattTTGGTCTTGGTGGAGCAGAAACATTGGAGTGGGCCCTCAGAAAGTTTTGACACTGTGGTTTGGCAGTTGGACTAGAaacctgcatgaaaaaaaatggaTTAAGAGTGATCCAGAAGAAATTTTCACAACTCAAAGATTTCCATCTTTAGCAGATATGCTTTGCAGATATACCTGTGGCTGGACCATCACCCTGGATGGGACGTTCTGGTATTTGGAAGAGGTCCAAAGAGCTTTGACTGGTACCGGACGAGACTGTGCTCTCTCAGCCTCCTGCTCTTTGCAGCGTCTCTGGATCTCCCTGAGCTGACGCACATTCTCTTTACCAAAGTCATATACTCGCTGCTCTGAGGGTCAAGAAACGcaaaagttattttaattaacttttaattttaaGACGTAATTAGTATTCTCCATAAAACTCTTACTCTCttactaaaatgtaaaaactagaAATGAGTAGATACATGGATGCCGTCCTTCAAGACAAAACATTGCTATGCTCTTTTCATAAACAAATTTACAGACTTACTCTGTTTGGGAACAGGGGTGATAGAGACACCCTCCAATTTGAGTAGTTCCCCCACTACCCCTCTCTGCCCTCGTTCCAGAATATGAATGGCATTAGGGCCAATACGGGGAGGATGTGCTGGGATACGAGCACTGTAGCAGCTGGGGTACAACATAGGGTCTGGAGCGAGTGGCCCTGAGAGCAAGGTCAAAGTCCCATCATGGTTTCCCTCTAAACGGCCACgagctgaagaaagaaagaaaaatgaaacatgaggCTAATGTTCGATTCATAAAACAACAAGTTCTCCAAATGTGCAATCACATGAAGAGAGGATGTTGCCTAAAATCACAATGGTTCCATCAATTCAAGTCATATTGGTGTGATATCTAATTAAAGAGGATTTCCTTCTTAAGCTTACGATAATTGAATTAACTGCCCAAAATAACACAGACTATTTCACAGCGGATTTTAATGAAGCAAAACCCAGAGGTTCCATCTAACCTGAAGCAGGTCGTTTGTAGTActgaggaaacagagagggatCAGGGGGGATTGGCCCGCATATTGATGAAGGTCCCTCACACATCTAAAGCTGcaaattgtaaataaaaaacacgattaaagacaaacacagatttcCCAGAGTGTGGTTAGTATTACTGTTTAACAAGCAATATATTATTGACCATTTCCTTAGGCCTACAGGTGGTGTAATAACTGcacttttaacaaaataaaagcccttgaGGGCTTTGAACCAAACCGGCTGGCTGAATTTAGTTAAGTCAGATGCAGGGTGGATATAGACTCTAGTGTAGCCATAATGTTACATCCAGCGTTACATGGCTTGCTAACGTTACCTAACTATAGCCATTGTTAATTAGCTTGTTGTAAAGTTAGCTAGCTGTTTATCAACACAACCTCTGCCTGTCGGCGTTGGAAAACATTAACATGCGTTCAACGGTAAATATATGTGATAGCTGACCAAACAAACTGCAACCGGTTAAGCTGCATAAAGTAATCAAGTTTAATCAGTTTACCCTGTAATATCGTCTTGTTTATCAGATGAGGATTTTGTTCACG comes from Pempheris klunzingeri isolate RE-2024b chromosome 7, fPemKlu1.hap1, whole genome shotgun sequence and encodes:
- the enkd1 gene encoding enkurin domain-containing protein 1, whose translation is MCEGPSSICGPIPPDPSLFPQYYKRPASARGRLEGNHDGTLTLLSGPLAPDPMLYPSCYSARIPAHPPRIGPNAIHILERGQRGVVGELLKLEGVSITPVPKQKQRVYDFGKENVRQLREIQRRCKEQEAERAQSRPVPVKALWTSSKYQNVPSRVMVQPQVSSPTAKPQCQNFLRAHSNVSAPPRPKSCSSSQDLTLQLQVQGQTIDFIKHNARAAGKTVLRRSWSLTNLQDKPVPSAVKGQVPQYLAERKEQWLKEEEDRRRNAPDPTVPAGHTLMPESRRRETLKSLKETHRSLVTELLSLPLKADSLSVRSRRAHLDCRLSEIEEAIKIFSRDKVYVKIDA